A single genomic interval of Pomacea canaliculata isolate SZHN2017 linkage group LG5, ASM307304v1, whole genome shotgun sequence harbors:
- the LOC112565143 gene encoding T-cell leukemia homeobox protein 3-like, producing the protein MSPQEIRSDSPDNLSVREKSDRCPRLSFGIDRILGKGDEKKSNADECRDDDTSDDDSDDAAPCDDRPSSVHHESNSRASARSPELMEKDSRDPRFFLPRLSLDVVMRPPPLLAHPGVIRVPTHRPQPVLPLWTTGYTLPWVDVRRDRFGFVRRIGHPYQNRTPPKRKKPRTSFSRAQIVELEKRFHRQKYLASAERSALAKQLKMTDAQVKTWFQNRRTKWRRQTAEEREAERQAANRLMMSLQAEASKTVYDIRDPLCLSNSSLHALQNLQPWSDGTKSEQE; encoded by the exons ATGTCCCCCCAGGAGATCCGCTCCGATTCTCCAGACAACCTGTCGGTCAGAGAGAAGTCAGACCGATGTCCCAGACTGTCTTTTGGAATCGACAGGATTCTTGGAAAGGGAGACGAGAAGAAATCGAACGCTGACGAGTGCCGAGATGACGACACGTCAGATGATGACAGCGACGATGCTGCGCCCTGTGACGATCGTCCGTCGTCGGTTCATCACGAAAG CAATTCACGCGCCTCCGCACGGTCGCCGGAGCTGATGGAGAAGGACAGCAGAGATCCCAGGTTTTTCCTCCCGAGACTCAGTCTAGATGTTGTGATGCGTCCACCACCCCTCCTTGCCCACCCAGGCGTGATACGGGTGCCCACACATCGGCCACAGCCCGTCCTGCCCCTGTGGACCACCGGCTACACCCTGCCATGGGTGGACGTCAGGAGAGATCGCTTTGGAT TTGTGAGGAGGATCGGCCACCCGTACCAGAACAGAACGCCCCCCAAGCGCAAGAAGCCGCGGACGTCGTTCTCCAGGGCGCAGATCGTGGAGCTGGAGAAGCGGTTCCACCGTCAGAAGTACCTGGCGTCCGCGGAACGCTCCGCCCTCGCCAAGCAGCTCAAGATGACAGACGCGCAGGTCAAGACGTGGTTCCAGAACAGACGGACGAAATGGAG acgacagacgGCGGAGGAGAGGGAGGCGGAGCGACAGGCGGCCAACAGGTTGATGATGAGCCTGCAGGCTGAGGCCAGCAAGACGGTGTACGACATCAGAGACCCGCTGTGTCTGTCCAACTCGTCCCTCCACGCCCTGCAGAACCTGCAGCCCTGGTCTGATGGCACCAAGAGCGAGCAGGAGTGA